One Bacillus toyonensis BCT-7112 genomic region harbors:
- a CDS encoding DUF3967 domain-containing protein, with product MQQRDWLSAEEVAKKIKVSAMTIKRNCQTYGSFLKFQQGEKNKYLIHQECIPVFQFIAKMRNKRNLQTKQIIELLSKEGFPKFIDVEPIQTTKQQPEQIQVEQEFVAVQELDRIVAERVSEQLKKHEENLKEWLTEQQKQQQDFQKAMVQRMDERDQNLMTMIRETQETKKLITATQQKKWWQFWK from the coding sequence GTGCAACAAAGAGACTGGTTATCAGCTGAAGAAGTAGCTAAAAAAATAAAAGTATCAGCTATGACTATAAAACGAAACTGTCAAACCTACGGTAGTTTTTTAAAATTCCAACAAGGTGAAAAGAACAAATATTTAATCCATCAAGAATGTATACCTGTTTTTCAATTTATAGCTAAAATGAGAAATAAAAGAAACCTTCAAACAAAACAAATTATTGAGCTCCTCAGTAAAGAAGGATTCCCTAAATTTATAGATGTTGAACCTATCCAAACAACTAAACAACAACCTGAACAAATCCAAGTAGAACAAGAATTTGTAGCTGTTCAAGAGTTAGATAGAATTGTTGCTGAAAGAGTATCTGAGCAACTTAAAAAACATGAAGAAAATTTAAAAGAATGGTTAACTGAACAGCAAAAACAGCAACAGGATTTTCAAAAAGCTATGGTTCAAAGAATGGATGAACGTGATCAAAACCTAATGACTATGATCCGTGAAACCCAAGAGACTAAAAAATTGATTACAGCCACTCAACAAAAAAAGTGGTGGCAATTTTGGAAATAG
- a CDS encoding helix-turn-helix domain-containing protein, protein MLLNERLKQLRLQYNYTQENVAQKIGVSKQSVSKWESGKTYPDIDNLIILSDIYNVTIDELIREDSILKKRIKIKKKNRVVDFLGGSLVFVLFYVIKEVLITQRSPLQFSSLKDFIISSVILVTIWIITAVIFWLIVNLGSTVKERLLKN, encoded by the coding sequence ATGTTATTAAATGAACGGTTAAAACAACTAAGATTGCAATATAATTACACGCAAGAAAATGTTGCACAAAAAATAGGCGTTTCAAAACAATCTGTTTCAAAGTGGGAATCTGGTAAAACATATCCCGATATCGACAATTTAATTATTTTGTCAGATATATATAATGTAACTATTGATGAATTAATAAGAGAAGACAGTATTCTAAAAAAAAGAATTAAGATTAAGAAAAAAAATAGAGTAGTTGATTTTTTAGGCGGTAGTTTAGTATTTGTACTTTTTTATGTAATAAAAGAGGTATTAATAACCCAACGTTCTCCATTACAATTTTCATCTTTAAAGGATTTTATTATTTCTAGTGTTATTTTAGTAACGATATGGATTATAACAGCTGTGATTTTTTGGTTAATAGTAAATCTAGGTTCTACAGTGAAAGAAAGATTATTAAAGAATTAA
- a CDS encoding replication protein, which translates to MTKVVDFGQAEKKAKERDSKIDSIYDQLQAGGYSEEEKAMLLQLLSKATGGEEYFIAKKKKPTDRVRFVQIIMDNMEYLNGIGYFTNAEQAFLLQISSYLEFKTNVIIEKNNNDNEVDTNAATPSYLAEKLGKTRESVSKTMNSLLKKGVLGVAEAGMTTDDGRICTSRTWFVNPNIMCCSPKDSVDRATQHIFKKSLRNFKVMGDNKKHKLPIYLF; encoded by the coding sequence ATGACAAAAGTTGTAGATTTTGGACAAGCTGAAAAAAAGGCAAAAGAAAGAGATAGTAAGATTGATAGTATTTACGATCAGTTGCAAGCCGGTGGTTACTCAGAAGAAGAGAAAGCAATGCTCTTACAGTTATTAAGTAAGGCGACTGGCGGAGAAGAATATTTCATTGCAAAAAAGAAAAAACCAACGGATCGGGTGAGATTTGTGCAGATTATAATGGATAATATGGAATATTTAAATGGTATTGGATATTTCACTAATGCAGAGCAAGCGTTTTTATTGCAGATTTCTTCTTATTTAGAATTTAAAACTAATGTAATTATTGAAAAAAATAATAATGATAATGAAGTTGATACTAATGCAGCAACACCTAGCTATTTAGCTGAAAAGCTTGGTAAAACAAGAGAGAGTGTTTCTAAAACAATGAATTCCTTGCTAAAGAAAGGTGTTTTAGGGGTTGCAGAAGCAGGAATGACAACTGATGATGGGAGGATTTGCACAAGTCGTACATGGTTTGTAAATCCTAATATTATGTGTTGTTCTCCTAAGGATAGTGTTGATAGGGCAACTCAACATATTTTTAAAAAGTCATTAAGGAATTTTAAAGTTATGGGTGATAACAAAAAACATAAATTACCAATTTATTTATTTTAG
- a CDS encoding plasmid recombination protein produces MLGSISFNQSHQSSLSHNNRENTHGNPGIDPARSEENIYFVQKDIRSVYKDVFQEAVDKYNEKQKRNDRKIENYYDKIHKDDKTHEQRELVVAIGEGKDDPKHRGAKKEALKRYAEAFQERNPNLAVYNMVLHDDEANPHLHINYVPNFESSRGLTRRVGMDRALQQQGVEGTGRKLIAHWRALETAYIEQLAKEHIPNFERANVGSHKYMKVRQYKEYAEAKSTIENQVEEKETQLQTIDDHLKNVEEKTNELEVTKTSLESDVVDTYKELEIVRQQVESENEKLQLIGQRHIELEKRVEQMQKELDSATDQVPNEPVKIPFLHKEVVVEVQDKMFGKAEITKKQTRNYVLSPEQYQEVTKQVNAAVTIKKDYERLKKTDFVKENESLKVHAEGWMKENRTLKQEKSKLQKEVGVLNREISSLKAHIKGLQTNIRVLYIQTKKVLKEQFKVLRGIVKNELDSKGVDNQFEREHKREISRHQNLDRER; encoded by the coding sequence ATGCTGGGTTCTATCTCATTTAATCAATCTCACCAAAGTTCATTAAGCCACAATAACAGAGAAAATACTCATGGGAATCCTGGTATCGATCCAGCCAGATCAGAGGAGAATATTTACTTTGTTCAAAAGGACATCCGAAGTGTATACAAGGATGTCTTTCAAGAAGCGGTGGACAAGTATAACGAGAAGCAAAAACGGAATGACCGTAAGATTGAGAATTACTATGACAAAATACATAAAGATGATAAGACGCATGAGCAACGAGAATTGGTCGTAGCGATTGGAGAAGGTAAAGATGACCCAAAGCATAGGGGAGCTAAGAAAGAAGCGTTAAAGCGGTATGCAGAGGCGTTTCAAGAGCGAAATCCAAACCTAGCGGTTTATAACATGGTTTTGCATGATGATGAAGCAAATCCGCATTTACATATTAACTATGTACCGAATTTCGAAAGTAGTCGAGGATTAACGAGGCGTGTCGGAATGGATAGAGCTTTGCAACAACAGGGTGTCGAAGGAACGGGAAGAAAGTTAATTGCACATTGGAGAGCATTAGAAACGGCCTATATTGAACAATTGGCTAAAGAGCACATTCCGAATTTTGAACGTGCTAATGTTGGTTCACATAAGTACATGAAAGTCCGTCAATACAAGGAGTATGCAGAAGCGAAGTCAACTATTGAAAACCAAGTAGAAGAAAAAGAAACACAGTTACAAACGATTGACGATCATTTAAAAAACGTTGAAGAGAAAACAAACGAATTAGAAGTAACGAAAACGAGTTTGGAAAGTGATGTTGTTGATACGTACAAAGAATTAGAGATAGTAAGGCAACAAGTAGAGAGTGAAAACGAAAAGCTGCAGTTAATTGGCCAGCGTCATATAGAGTTAGAAAAAAGAGTAGAACAAATGCAAAAAGAATTAGATAGTGCTACAGATCAAGTGCCAAATGAACCTGTTAAAATTCCATTTTTACATAAAGAAGTAGTAGTAGAAGTACAGGATAAAATGTTTGGAAAAGCTGAGATCACGAAGAAACAGACAAGAAATTATGTGTTATCACCAGAACAATATCAAGAAGTAACAAAGCAAGTAAATGCAGCGGTTACTATCAAAAAGGATTATGAGCGTTTGAAAAAAACAGATTTTGTGAAAGAAAATGAGAGTTTAAAAGTGCATGCAGAGGGCTGGATGAAAGAAAATCGAACGTTGAAACAAGAAAAAAGTAAGTTGCAAAAAGAAGTTGGTGTATTAAATAGAGAAATAAGCTCGTTAAAAGCTCATATAAAGGGTTTACAGACGAATATAAGAGTTTTGTATATACAAACGAAAAAAGTTCTTAAAGAGCAATTTAAGGTGCTTAGAGGAATTGTTAAAAATGAATTGGATAGCAAGGGAGTAGATAATCAATTTGAACGTGAACATAAGAGAGAAATAAGTAGACATCAAAATCTTGATAGAGAAAGATAG